The following proteins are encoded in a genomic region of Paenibacillus sp. FSL H3-0469:
- a CDS encoding substrate-binding domain-containing protein, with the protein MKSLRVWLTVLLCGVLWISVSSCFNASPAYINTSKTRNIHLIVKMNKGDYWNTLKLGAEAAAKEFNVNLTFKAPASESDIEEQVVMVEESIKEKADVIILAASSYMGLAQVVDQAAYSRIPVISVDAEVGSAKVRAYVGSNGYEAGQKSAERLIELLGGYGEIGIINFTNSSLTPDSGKTGSIDYGARDADEREKGFLNYAARFPNVKVVPIAYTSSSTSDAENLTREMLNKYPELRGIATLNEIASQGAARVIQGLKRDSVKMIAFDSSPSMMESLQDGTVQATVIQNPFSNGYLAVKYAVEALEGMDIPERVDTGTKLIDLENMLWPENQKLLFPFVR; encoded by the coding sequence GTGAAAAGCCTGCGTGTATGGCTCACCGTGCTGCTGTGCGGAGTGCTGTGGATCTCTGTTTCCTCTTGCTTCAATGCCTCTCCAGCTTACATCAACACCAGCAAGACGCGGAATATCCACCTGATTGTCAAGATGAACAAAGGGGATTACTGGAACACCCTGAAGCTCGGAGCAGAGGCTGCGGCAAAAGAATTCAATGTCAATCTGACCTTTAAGGCGCCGGCTTCAGAGAGTGATATTGAGGAACAGGTCGTCATGGTGGAGGAGTCCATTAAGGAGAAGGCAGATGTAATTATTCTCGCGGCCAGCAGCTATATGGGACTGGCTCAGGTTGTGGACCAGGCGGCATACTCCAGGATTCCGGTGATCTCAGTCGATGCGGAGGTCGGCTCGGCCAAGGTTCGGGCTTACGTGGGTTCAAACGGCTACGAGGCCGGACAGAAGTCCGCCGAGCGGCTGATTGAGCTGCTGGGGGGCTACGGCGAGATCGGGATCATTAACTTCACCAATTCGTCGCTTACCCCGGACTCCGGCAAGACTGGCAGTATCGACTATGGTGCACGGGATGCCGATGAGCGGGAAAAGGGTTTTCTGAACTACGCCGCCCGCTTCCCTAACGTTAAGGTCGTACCGATTGCCTACACCTCCTCCAGTACCTCCGATGCCGAGAATCTGACCCGGGAGATGCTGAACAAGTATCCCGAGCTCCGCGGTATTGCCACCCTGAATGAGATTGCTTCACAGGGCGCGGCCAGGGTGATTCAGGGCCTGAAGAGGGATAGTGTGAAAATGATTGCTTTTGACAGCTCGCCCTCCATGATGGAATCGCTTCAGGATGGCACTGTGCAGGCGACCGTAATCCAGAATCCGTTCAGCAACGGGTATCTGGCAGTGAAATATGCGGTGGAGGCACTCGAAGGCATGGATATTCCCGAACGCGTGGACACCGGCACCAAGCTTATCGATCTGGAGAATATGCTGTGGCCGGAGAATCAGAAGCTGCTGTTCCCGTTTGTAAGATAG
- a CDS encoding sensor histidine kinase, whose protein sequence is MNKPKGYFFPLRPGPGKSGRLRLSSKLRSIQLIITLTFMAVTAAVAVIVSVMLYGKFANTAEENANLNMQQIIEQVNYNLELYVKGMGSIFATAEKQITSTPSIDSPLLYERMDTLMSSREDLVSVAVFTPQGQYVVGTPGQTMRMNTGLESQSWFTTAKRTSEISYSAPHIQNLFKGRYTWVVSISKLIQYRENGELRTGVLLLDFNFRTIDELSKQVKLGKRGYAYILDPLGNIVYHPQQQLIYAGLKYENVEPVLEYAYRSYLDESTGEKRFITVRTLAQTGWKIVGVAYYDEIVTTKRDLNQFLAWFLGVVLVCVIAVSVFLSWLIASPIRKLERTVKQVAEGDLNTPINVSGAYEVEQLSRRFNMMLQRIRQLMEQIIYEQETKRKGELEVLQSQINPHFLYNTLNSVIRLAERGKTDEVVTMIQSLSRFFRISLSKGKNIITIQEELDHIRHYLVIQSFRFKNKFRYEITAQEEVLECQTIKLILQPIVENALYHGIEMLPDEGLISITAGLQDGLIIIRVSDNGLGMSKETVNGILSGSVKSTSGSGVGVRNVHERIGLYYGREYGLAFESELEEGTVVTIVFPALPAGEAMDEQKEETNL, encoded by the coding sequence ATGAACAAGCCGAAGGGTTATTTCTTCCCGCTGCGGCCGGGGCCTGGCAAGAGCGGCAGGCTGCGCCTGTCCTCGAAGCTGCGGAGCATTCAGCTGATTATTACGCTGACATTCATGGCGGTGACTGCGGCGGTGGCGGTAATCGTCAGTGTGATGCTGTACGGCAAGTTCGCCAACACGGCGGAGGAGAATGCCAATCTCAACATGCAGCAAATTATTGAACAGGTGAACTATAACCTGGAGCTGTACGTGAAGGGGATGGGCAGTATTTTTGCGACGGCCGAGAAGCAGATTACCTCTACCCCCTCCATCGATTCCCCGCTGCTCTATGAACGGATGGATACACTGATGAGCAGCCGCGAGGATCTGGTGTCTGTGGCTGTTTTTACCCCGCAGGGGCAGTATGTTGTTGGGACGCCGGGGCAGACGATGCGCATGAACACGGGGCTGGAGAGCCAGAGTTGGTTCACTACAGCCAAGCGTACCTCGGAGATCTCCTATTCCGCCCCGCATATCCAGAATCTGTTCAAGGGCAGGTATACCTGGGTGGTCTCCATCTCGAAGCTGATTCAGTACAGAGAGAACGGGGAGCTGAGAACCGGTGTACTTCTGCTGGACTTCAACTTTAGAACGATTGACGAACTCAGCAAGCAGGTCAAGCTGGGCAAAAGAGGCTACGCCTACATCCTGGATCCGCTCGGCAATATCGTCTACCACCCGCAGCAGCAGCTCATCTACGCCGGGCTGAAGTATGAGAATGTGGAGCCGGTGCTGGAATACGCCTACCGCAGCTACCTGGACGAATCAACCGGGGAGAAGCGGTTTATTACCGTACGCACGCTGGCGCAGACCGGCTGGAAGATTGTCGGGGTGGCCTATTACGATGAGATTGTCACCACCAAGCGGGATCTCAATCAGTTCCTGGCGTGGTTTCTCGGTGTTGTGCTCGTCTGTGTTATTGCGGTGTCGGTCTTCCTGTCCTGGCTGATTGCCAGCCCCATCCGCAAGCTGGAGCGTACCGTGAAGCAGGTGGCGGAGGGGGATCTGAATACGCCTATTAATGTCAGCGGAGCCTATGAGGTAGAGCAGCTGTCGAGGCGCTTCAACATGATGCTCCAGCGTATCCGCCAGCTGATGGAGCAGATCATTTATGAGCAGGAGACGAAGCGCAAGGGCGAGCTTGAGGTGCTGCAATCGCAGATCAACCCGCATTTTCTGTACAATACGCTGAATTCGGTGATCCGGCTGGCCGAACGCGGCAAAACGGATGAGGTCGTCACCATGATCCAGTCGCTCTCGAGATTCTTCCGCATCAGCCTCAGCAAAGGCAAGAATATTATCACCATCCAGGAAGAGCTGGACCATATCCGCCATTACCTGGTGATTCAGAGCTTCCGCTTCAAGAATAAATTCCGCTATGAGATTACTGCGCAGGAGGAGGTCCTGGAGTGCCAGACCATCAAGCTGATTCTGCAGCCAATCGTGGAGAACGCGCTCTATCACGGGATCGAAATGCTGCCGGACGAGGGGCTGATCTCGATCACCGCCGGGCTTCAGGACGGGCTAATCATCATCAGGGTCAGCGACAACGGCCTTGGGATGTCCAAGGAGACGGTGAACGGCATTCTAAGCGGAAGCGTCAAAAGCACCAGCGGATCAGGGGTCGGCGTCAGGAATGTGCATGAACGGATTGGCCTGTATTACGGGCGGGAGTACGGGCTTGCTTTTGAGAGTGAGCTGGAAGAGGGGACGGTTGTTACGATTGTGTTCCCGGCCCTACCGGCGGGAGAGGCTATGGATGAGCAGAAGGAGGAGACGAACCTGTGA
- a CDS encoding response regulator, giving the protein MYKLILAEDEEDVREGIIAQIDWEQYGFEVVEQAENGREAADAIDRLLPDVVVTDIQMPFMNGLQLAEWIRSRHPNTKIIILTGYDEFEYAQKAIKLQIDEYILKPFSSRELIDVLLKVRATIETEIAEKENVFVLSEHYRKSLPLLREQFLSTLVSRRLRSAEIAEKSTEYGIPLTGALFQSSVISIDYIRPDRSPGLQEGRPVSLRDTGDRNLQLYAVLNIAEEICQKHGFGKVFIHRDDVVLLSVSQSPEESDITARTFAILEEICQNVQRFLKLTVTAGAGTVCKAPSVLFHSFGDALQALDYRLILGNNRVIWIEDVESRSSRMPDFDELTQQSLIRTIKLGTVQELREVVDELFRGLDTEQVSAQDYQIFLLEIITSILRVAKESGSGTNDFIGPGLTSLSDMNKFNNLEEARQWIITVCTRLMDSIASGRQSSYKQLIDQAKDYIRSHYEESDMSIGRVCQHLHISTGYFSSIFKKEMKMTFVSYLLQIRLEAAKELLRSTELKAFEIAERIGFADPNYFSFCFRKKYGQSPKEYKNSARGE; this is encoded by the coding sequence ATGTACAAATTAATACTCGCCGAAGACGAGGAAGATGTAAGAGAAGGCATTATTGCCCAGATTGACTGGGAGCAGTACGGCTTCGAGGTCGTTGAGCAGGCCGAGAACGGGCGGGAGGCGGCGGATGCGATCGACCGGCTGCTGCCGGATGTGGTCGTTACCGATATCCAGATGCCTTTTATGAACGGGTTGCAGCTCGCAGAATGGATACGCAGCCGCCATCCGAATACGAAGATTATCATTCTGACCGGCTATGATGAATTCGAATACGCCCAGAAGGCGATCAAGCTGCAGATTGATGAATATATCCTGAAGCCCTTCTCGTCCCGGGAGCTGATTGATGTTCTGCTTAAGGTTCGCGCGACGATCGAGACCGAGATCGCCGAGAAGGAGAATGTGTTCGTGCTGAGCGAGCATTACCGCAAGAGCCTGCCGCTTCTGCGCGAGCAGTTCCTCTCTACGCTGGTGTCCCGCCGTCTGCGTTCCGCAGAGATCGCTGAGAAAAGCACAGAGTACGGCATCCCCCTCACCGGAGCATTGTTCCAGTCCTCGGTGATCAGCATCGATTATATCCGTCCGGACCGTTCCCCCGGACTTCAGGAAGGGCGGCCCGTATCTCTGCGGGATACCGGAGACCGTAATCTCCAGCTCTATGCTGTGCTGAACATCGCGGAAGAGATCTGCCAGAAGCATGGCTTCGGCAAGGTATTCATCCACCGGGATGATGTTGTGCTGCTCTCGGTCAGCCAGAGCCCGGAGGAGAGTGACATCACCGCCAGAACCTTCGCCATTCTCGAAGAGATCTGCCAGAATGTCCAGCGCTTCCTGAAGCTGACCGTAACCGCGGGGGCAGGAACCGTCTGCAAGGCACCGTCTGTGCTGTTCCATTCCTTCGGGGATGCGCTGCAAGCGCTTGATTACCGGCTGATCCTCGGCAACAACCGGGTCATCTGGATTGAGGATGTGGAGTCCCGCTCCAGCCGGATGCCGGACTTTGATGAGCTGACTCAGCAGTCGCTGATCCGCACGATCAAGCTGGGCACCGTCCAGGAGCTGCGAGAGGTCGTGGACGAGCTGTTCCGGGGATTGGATACGGAGCAGGTCTCGGCGCAGGATTATCAGATCTTCCTGCTGGAGATCATCACCTCCATTCTGCGGGTGGCGAAGGAATCCGGGAGCGGAACGAATGATTTTATCGGCCCCGGCCTGACCTCGCTAAGTGATATGAACAAATTTAACAACCTGGAAGAAGCCCGGCAGTGGATTATTACCGTATGTACCCGGCTGATGGATTCCATTGCATCGGGGCGCCAGTCGAGCTACAAGCAGCTCATCGACCAGGCTAAGGATTATATCCGCAGCCACTATGAAGAATCCGATATGTCCATCGGCAGGGTGTGCCAGCATCTGCATATCAGCACGGGCTATTTCAGCAGCATTTTCAAAAAAGAAATGAAGATGACCTTCGTCAGCTATCTCTTGCAGATCCGGCTGGAAGCCGCGAAGGAGCTGCTTCGTTCCACCGAGCTGAAGGCGTTCGAGATCGCCGAGCGGATCGGCTTTGCCGACCCGAATTATTTCAGCTTCTGCTTCCGCAAGAAATACGGACAATCCCCCAAAGAGTATAAGAACAGCGCGCGGGGAGAATAG